CCGTGCCCATGATGAGTCGGGAGGCCAGGTCGTAGCCGCCGATCCGCAGCGGCGGGATCGCGGGGGCGGCGGGCGGGGTGCGGTGCTCGGCCATCGCTCAGCCCCCCTGCACCGCGGTGACGACGTCGACCTCGTCCCCGGCGGCCAGCGCCCGGGTGGCCCAGGCCGACCGGGGCACGACCTCGCCGCCGACCGCCACGGCCACGCCGAGCCGCCGCCCGTCCGCGGCGGCGCCGTCGCTGCCGATCGCACGCCCGGTGACGTGCGCGACGACGTCGCGGACGGTGGCCACGGCCAGCTCGGCGGGCTCTCCGTTGAGGGTCAGGGTGAGGGTGCTCATGCGATCTCCTTCAGGCGGGCGTGCAGCAGCTCGAGGATCCGCCCGGCCGACCAGGGGGCGAGCAGGACGCCATGACGGTGGAAGCCGGTGGCGACGACGGCGCCCGGGGCCTCGGGCACGGCGAGCACGCGCGGGGCGTCGTCGGGGGTGCCGGGGCGGGCGGCGGTGGTGATCTCGACGAGCTCGCACTCGCGGACGGCGGGCAGGATCGCGGCGGCGTCGGCGAGCAGGTCCAGCACGGCCCCGGCGCAGGTGCCGGCCAGGCCGTCCTCGCGGGCCGAGGCGCCGACCACGAGGGTGCCGTCCGCGCGGGGCACGAGGTAGACCTGGCGCCCGTGGACGAGGCCGCGGACGGTCCGGGTGACCAGGTGCGACTCCCCCGGCAGCAGCTGCTCGGGGCGCACCCGCAGGCGCAGCACGTCGCCGTGGACGGGGCGCAGCGGGACCTCGACGGCGGTGACCGCGCCGCCGATCCCGCGGTGGCCCAGGCCCGCGGCGAGGACCGCGCCGTCGGCGGTGAGGGCGTCCCCGTCGGCCAGCGTGAGGCGCACTCCCTCGCCCTCCGGGTCGGCGGCGGTGACGCGTCCGGCCACGAACCGGGCGGCGGGTCCGGCACCGGCCGGGAGCGGGCCGCCGTCGGGTCCGGTCTCGGCGCGCAGGGCGGCGACGCAGGCGGCGGCGAGCCGTCGCGGGTCCACCTGATGGTCGTCCGGGGCGTCGAAGGCGGCGGCCAGGCCCGGGGCCAGGGCGGGCTCGGCGCGGCGCAGCGCGCGGACGGAGACGGGCTCGACCCGGCGGCCGAGGATCGAGGCGTGCTCGAGCACGTGGTCCCACGCGCGGGCATCGGAGGGGTCCGCGGCCACGATCCAGGCGCCCTGTGCGAGGAAGCCCGTCTCGACGTCGGTGAAGGCGGCGAGCAGGCCCACGAGCGCCGGGTAGGCCTCCCAGCCGGCCTGCAGCAGCGGGGCGAGGTCGTCCTGGCTGAACTGGGTCTCGGCGAGCGGCGCGAGCATCCCCGCCGCGGCGTGGGTGGCCCCGGCCACGGCGTGTGGGCGCCCGGCGGCGTCCAGCTCGGGGGCGATCAGGGTGACGGCGTGGCCTGCGGCGCGCAGACGCACAGCGGCGGTGAGGCCGATGATCCCGGCCCCGACGACGGCCACATGCACGGACCGGTCCTCCTCACGGCGGCATGACCCGCATCGAGTGGTGATGGTCGGCCGCGCCGGCGCGGTGCGCCCCTGCGGCCCTCTCAGCCCGGCGTGTGCGGCCCGGGCTCCCATGGAACTGCGGCCAGTCTGCCACAGTGGGCGCATGCACTCCCCCGATCCGCTCCTGATGGCCGCGGCCGGCCGCGACGACGGCGGCACCGGCCCCGGCGCGGGCCGCCGCGCCCGCCTCGCCGCGTCCCGACTGTACGTCTGCACCGACCTGCAGCGGTTCCTGCGCCCGGACGGCACGCTCGACGCGGCCGCGTTCGGGGGCTTCTGCGCGGCGGCGTTCCGCGGCGGAGTGGACCTGATCCAGGTGCGGGACAAGGCCGTGGACGTGGCGGTCGAGCTGGCCGCGTTCGCCGTGCTCGTCCCGCTGGCCCGGGAGCACGGGGCGCTCTCGGCCGCCAACGATCGCGCCGACGTCGCCGCCCTGACCGGGGTGGACGTGTTCCACACCGGCCAGACCGACCTGACCACCGCGCAGTGCCGCGCCCTGCTGGGCCCGAACGTGGTGCTCGGCCGCTCGTGCCACACCGAGGCGCAGGTGCGCGCCGCCCGCGCGGAGGACGGCCTGGACTACTTCTGCACGGGACCGGTGTGGGCGACGCCCACGAAGCCGGGCCGGGCCGCCGTCGGACTGGAGCTGCCCTCCCTCGCCGCACGCCTGGACGCGGAGGACCCGGCGGGGGCGCGGCCGTGGTTCGCCATCGGCGGCGTCCACGCAGAGCGGCTGACCGAGGTCCGCGCGGCCGGGGCGGACCGGATCGTGGTGGTCCGCGCCGTGACGCAGGCCGAGGACCCCGAGGCCGCGGCCCGGACCCTGCGCGCGGGCCTGCCCGGCTGACGCGCCCCGCGGGGAGGTCACAGACGGGCCGTCCTGATGGTGTAGAGTCGACGAGTCCGCCACGCGCTCGACGCGTCGCGACCCCCGCCTCCGTAGCTCAGGGGATAGAGCGTCTGCCTCCGGAGCAGAAGGCCGCAGGTTCGAATCCTGCCGGGGGCACCCTGCTCGGGCGGCCACCACACGGTGGCCGCCCGTCCTCGTTCCCGGGGCGTCCCGGGCCCGTTCCCCTCCCCCGCGCACCGCCCGGGCGCCGGCCTCAGCCGCGCCGGGCGTGACCGTGGTCCACGGGCCCGTGCCACGTCGGTCGCGAGGCGTCCCCGACCGCGAGCGCCTCCCCCGCCCGCATCGCGTCGGCCAGCCACGGCTTGGCCCGCTCGAGCGCGTCCTCCCAGCTCAGGCCCGCGCCGGCCAGCGTGGCCAGGGCCGAGGAGAGGGTGCAGCCGGTGCCGTGCGACGCGCGGGTCGCCACGCGCGGGCCGCGCACCTCGTGGACGGCTCCGGCCACGCGCACGACGGCGTCCGGCACCTCTGCCGCTGCGGCCTCGTCCAGGTGCCCGCCCTTGAGCAGCACCGTCACGTCGTGCTCGGCGGCCAGACCCCGCGCCGCATCGAGGGCGGCCTCCCAGTCCGTCGAGTCCCGCCCGGTCAGCCGGGCCAGCTCGGGCAGGTTGGGGGTCACCAGGTGCGCCGCCCTCAGCAGCCGGGACCACGCGGCGCGCCCGTCGTCGTCGCCCACCGCGGTGAGGGCGTCCCCGCTCGAGGCCACCATGACCGGGTCCAGCACGACGACGGCGGGCCGGGTCTCCTCGAGCCAGCCGGCGACGGCCCCCATGAGCTCCGCCGTGCCGAGCATGCCGATCTTCACGGCGTCCACGGCGATGTCGGCGGCGATGGAGTCGAGCTGGGCGCGCACCACGTCCACCGGCAGCGGGTGGACGGCCTGCACGCCCTGCGTGTTCTGGGCGGTGATCGCGGTGATCGCGGTCATCCCGTAGCCGCCCCACGCGGCGATGGTCTTCAGGTCGGCCTGGACACCGGCGCCGCCGCCGGAGTCGGAGCCGGCGATGCTGAGCACGCGGGGGACGGCGGGGGTCATGCGGGGGCTCCTTCGCGTCGGGGCGGATCGGCCGCCCGGGCCGGGCCGATCCCGCCCATGAGAATGTAGTCGCATGTCCCCCGTCACAGAGAGCTCCCCCGCGCACCGCGGCCGAGCCGAGGAGCCGACGCCGCTGCGGCCGACCTCCCCGCTCGGGATCGCCGCCACGTTCATCGGGACGACGATCGGCGCGGGCTACGCCTCGGGCAACGAGATCCTGCAGTACTTCGTGAGCTTCGGCTTCTGGGGCGGCACGCTGGCCCTGGTCATCGCCGGCGCCCTGTTCTTCCTGCTCTCGGCGATCGTGCTGAAGATGGCGCAGAAGCTGCGCACCACGGACATCCACCGCCTGGTGAACCCCACCACCTCCCGCGTGCCCACCTGGTTCGCGGACCTGTGCATCACCGCGTCCCTGCTCGGCACGCTGGTGATCATGCTCGCCGGCGCCGGCGCCGCGGTGAACACCTCCTTCGGCCTGCCCACCATGGTCGGCTCCCTGCTGATGGCGGCGGTCTGCGTGCTCTCCGTGCTCGCGGGCATCTCCGGCCTCGTGCGGGTCCAGGCCGTGGTGGTGCCGCTGATCATCGTGGTCGCGGTCGGCGTGGCCTGGTGGGGCCTGGCGAACCCGGGCGCCCCGGTGGAGGACGTGGCCTCGCTCGTGACGTCCTCGCCCCTGATCAACCAGTGGTGGATGTCCGGCATCCTCTACGTGGCGTTCAACTTCCAGCTCGCCTACGCGGTGCTCGCGCCCATCGGCCGGGACAGCTCCTCCTCCGGCCGAACCCTGGTGGCGGGCGCCGGCCTGGGCGCCGTGGGCCTGGTGGTCATGGCCGGCGCCATCATGTTCGCCATGGCCGCCCACGCCCACCTGATCGGCCGGGCCGACCTGCCGATGGTGGAGCTGGCAGCGATGATCGGCGGCTGGGCGGCCCTGGTCTACACGGTCATCCTGCTGCTGGCGCAGTTCACCACCGCGGTCTCGTGCCTGTTCGGCGGCGTGGAGCGGATCGCCCTGCTCTCCCCGCTGCGCCGTGTGCCCGGCTGGGCGATCGCCGTGGCCACCGCCCTGGCCGCGACGCTGCTGTCCTCGGTGGGCTTCTCCGACCTCGTCGGCACGGTCTACCCGGTGCTGGGCTACGCGGGCATCGCCATCATCGTGATGCTCATCATCACGTGGATCGCCGAGCGCACCCTGGTGCGCCGCCGGGCGGCCCGCGCGGCGCGCGCCTGAGCCGACGCGGCCTCCGCAGGCCCGCGCGTCGCCCCGTCCTGGCGGGGTCGACGCGCGGGCCTCGTCGTCGGAGGGCTCGGCCGCCGCGACGCCGTGGTAGCGTCGCACGCATCCCACGGGAGCCCCACGGCACGGGGCTGAGACCGGGCTGACGCCGCCCGGACACCGTCTGAACCTGTCCGGGTCATTCCGGCGAAGGAAGAAGGAGCCGCGGCCATGTCCGTTTCCGAGCGCACCCCCCTGCCCGCAGCCGAGTCGACGGCCGAGGTCGTCGCCGAGGAGAACTACCCCACGCACCGTCTGGGCTGGCTCGAGGATGCCGAGCACGGCATCCGCGTGCCCGTCACCGAGGTCCATCAGGACGACTCCCCCGACGGCACGCCCAACGCGCCCCTGACCGTCTACCGCACCATGGGCCCCGGCTCCGTGCCCGAGCGCGGCCTGCCGGCCCAGCGCGCCGAGTGGATCCGCGCCCGCGGCGACGTCGAGGAGTACGAGGGCCGCGAGCGCGACCTGCTCGACGACGGCCGCTCGGCTGTGCGCCGCGGCGCCGCCTCGCAGGAGTGGGCCGGCGAGCGCCGCGCCCCGCTGCGCGCCAAGGAGGGCGCGCGCGTCACCCAGATGCACTACGCCCGTCGCGGCGAGATCACCCCGGAGATGCGCTACGTCGCCCTGCGCGAGGGCGTGGACGTGGAGCTCGTGCGCTCCGAGGTCGCGGCCGGCCGCGCCATCATCCCGGCGAACGTGAACCACCCCGAGTCCGAGCCGATGATCATCGGCAAGGCGTTCGCCGTGAAGGTCAACGCGAACATCGGCAACTCGGCGGTGACGTCGTCGATCGCCGAGGAGGTCTCGAAGCTGCAGTGGGCCACCCGCTGGGGCGCGGACACCGTGATGGACCTGTCCACGGGCGACGACATCCACACCACCCGCGAGTGGATCCTGCGCAACTCCCCCGTGCCGATCGGCACCGTGCCGATCTACCAGGCCCTTGAGAAGGTCGGTGGCGACCACCAGGCCCTGACCTGGGAGATCTTCCGCGACACCGTGATCGAGCAGTGCGAGCAGGGCGTGGACTACATGACCGTGCACGCCGGCGTGCTGCTGCGCCACGTGCCGCTGTCCGCGGACCGCGTGACCGGCATCGTCTCCCGCGGCGGCTCGATCATGGCCGGCTGGTGCCTGGGCCACCACAAGGAGAACTTCCTCTACGAGCACTACGACGAGCTCTGCGAGATCTTCGCCCGCTACGACGTCGCGTTCTCCCTGGGCGACGGCCTGCGGCCGGGCTCCGTGGCCGACGCCAACGACGCCGCCCAGTTCGCCGAGCTCGACACGCTGGCCGAGCTGACGGAGCGGGCGTGGGCGTACGACGTCCAGGTCATGGTGGAGGGCCCCGGCCACATCCCGCTGCACCTGGTGCGGGAGAACGTGGAGCGCCAGCAGGAGCTGTGCAAGGGCGCCCCGTTCTACACGCTCGGCCCCCTCGTCACGGACATCGCCCCGGCGTACGACCACATCACCTCGGCCATCGGCGCCACCGAGATCGCCCGCTACGGCACCGCGATGCTCTGCTACGTCACGCCCAAGGAGCACCTGGGCCTGCCGAACCGGGACGACGTGAAGACGGGCGTGATCACCTACAAGATCGCCGCGCACGCCGCCGACGTCGCCAAGGGCCACCCCGGCGCCCGCGACCGCGACGACGCGCTGTCCAAGGCGCGCTTCGAGTTCCGCTGGCGCGACCAGTTCGGCCTCGGCCTGGACCCGCAGCTCGCCGAGGAGTACCACGACGAGACGCTGCCGGCCGAGCCCGCCAAGACCGCCCACTTCTGCTCGATGTGCGGGCCGAAGTTCTGCTCCATGCGCATCAGCCAGGACATCCGCAGCGAGTTCGGCGGCGCGTCCGAGCAGGCGCGGATCGCCGAGGCCGGCATGGCCGCCAAGTCCGCGGAGTTCCGGGCCGCCGGTGGGTCCGTGTACCTGCCCGAGCCCACGCTGCGCGGGGCCGCGGACGCCTGAGGCCCACCCGGGCCGCGCGGACCCGCCCGCTCCTGCACAGGCGGCGGCCGGGCCCGCGTGGTCCACGCCCGCCGCCGCGGGGCCCCACGGCGTCCGCCCCGGCTCGTAGGCTCGCGGCATGACCGAGGAGCACCGCACCGACCATGACGCCGGGGACGACGCCGGCCCCGCCGCGCCCGTCCGCTCCGCCGCCGGGGCCGCCGAGCCGCCGGCCGGCGTCGTGGTGGGCGAGGACGGGCGGGCCCGCGCGCCCTGGGCCGACCGCGACCCCCTGTTGCGCGCCTACTACGACGAGGAGTGGGGCGTGCCCGTCACGGACGAGCGCGGCCTGTTCGAGCGGCTCGTCCTCGAGGCGTTCCAGTCGGGCCTGAGCTGGCGGACGGTGCTGGCCAAGCGGCCGCGGTTCCGCGAGGCCTTCGCCGGCTTCGACCCGGACGCGGTGGCCGGCTTCGGCCCGGAGCGGGTCAAGGAGCTGCTGCAGGACGCCGGGATCATCCGCAACCGCGCCAAGGTGGAGGCCGCCGTGGCGAACGCGCGCGCCGTCGTCGCGATGCGGGACGAGCCGTGGACCCCGCTGCACCCCGGCTCCCCCGGGGCGCGCCCGGGCTGGGACGGACCGGGCGACCGGCCGGACCGCGGGCTGGCCGGGCTCGTCTGGGCGCACCAGCCGGCCGCGACGCCGCGCCCGGGGACGGTGGCGGAGGTGCCCTCCGCCTCGGACGAGTCCCGCGCCCTGGCGACGGCCCTCAAGTCCCGCGGCTGCCGGTTCGTGGGGCCCACCACCTGCTTCGCTCTGATGGAGGCCGCCGGGATCGTGGACACCCACCTGCTCGGCTCGTGGCGAAGAGGGGCGTCCGGGATCTGGGGGTGAGCGGGGGCCTCCGGCAGGATGGGGAGCTCAACGCAGGACGTCCACACGAAAGGGTGACGACTGATGACCACCACCTCCGCCTCCCAGGGCTACCGCACGATCAACCCGGCCACCGGGGAGCTGCTGAAGTCCTTCGACAACGCCACGGATCAGCAGATCGCCGACGCCCTCGACGCGTCGCAGGCCGCCTACGAGCAGTGGTCCCAGAAGTCGGTGGCCGAGCGCGCCGCCGTCGTGAAGCGGATCTCCGAGCTGCTGGCCGAGCGCTCCAAGGACATCGCCGCGCTGATCACCATGGAGATGGGCAAGTCCCTCGGCGCTGCAGTCGGCGAGGTGCGCTACAGCGCCCAGATCTTCGGATACTACGCGGACGAGGCCGAGGAGCTGCTCGCGGACCAGCCGATCAAGCAGTTCTCCGGGCAGGAGGCGTTCGTCCAGCGGCTGCCGATCGGCCCGCTGCTGGGGATCATGCCGTGGAACTTCCCGGTGTACCAGGTGGCCCGATTCGTGGCGCCGAACCTCGTGCTCGGCAACACCATCCTGCTCAAGCACGCCGAGATCAACCCGCAGGTGGCCCAGCTGCTGGAAGAGCTCTTCACCGAGGCCGGACTGCCGGAGGGCGTGTACCAGAACCTGTTCGCCACCCATGACCAGATCTCCACGATCATCGCCGACCCGCGCGTGCAGGGCGTGTCCCTCACCGGTTCGGAGCGGGCCGGCGCCGCCGTCGCCGAGCAGGCCGGCCGGCACCTCAAGAAGGTCGTCCTCGAGCTCGGCGGCTCCGATCCGTACATCGTGCTCTCCGCGCCGGACGCCCGCGCGGCCGCCCGCGACGCTCTGGCCACCCGGCTGGGCAACTGGGGCCAGGCCTGCAACTCGAACAAGCGCATGATCGTCATGGAGGACCTCTACGACGACTTCGTGGACGAGCTGGTCCAGCGCTCCTCGGCGATGAAGCCCGGT
The sequence above is a segment of the Micrococcus endophyticus genome. Coding sequences within it:
- the thiS gene encoding sulfur carrier protein ThiS, translated to MSTLTLTLNGEPAELAVATVRDVVAHVTGRAIGSDGAAADGRRLGVAVAVGGEVVPRSAWATRALAAGDEVDVVTAVQGG
- a CDS encoding FAD-dependent oxidoreductase, translated to MHVAVVGAGIIGLTAAVRLRAAGHAVTLIAPELDAAGRPHAVAGATHAAAGMLAPLAETQFSQDDLAPLLQAGWEAYPALVGLLAAFTDVETGFLAQGAWIVAADPSDARAWDHVLEHASILGRRVEPVSVRALRRAEPALAPGLAAAFDAPDDHQVDPRRLAAACVAALRAETGPDGGPLPAGAGPAARFVAGRVTAADPEGEGVRLTLADGDALTADGAVLAAGLGHRGIGGAVTAVEVPLRPVHGDVLRLRVRPEQLLPGESHLVTRTVRGLVHGRQVYLVPRADGTLVVGASAREDGLAGTCAGAVLDLLADAAAILPAVRECELVEITTAARPGTPDDAPRVLAVPEAPGAVVATGFHRHGVLLAPWSAGRILELLHARLKEIA
- the thiE gene encoding thiamine phosphate synthase, with the translated sequence MHSPDPLLMAAAGRDDGGTGPGAGRRARLAASRLYVCTDLQRFLRPDGTLDAAAFGGFCAAAFRGGVDLIQVRDKAVDVAVELAAFAVLVPLAREHGALSAANDRADVAALTGVDVFHTGQTDLTTAQCRALLGPNVVLGRSCHTEAQVRAARAEDGLDYFCTGPVWATPTKPGRAAVGLELPSLAARLDAEDPAGARPWFAIGGVHAERLTEVRAAGADRIVVVRAVTQAEDPEAAARTLRAGLPG
- the thiD gene encoding bifunctional hydroxymethylpyrimidine kinase/phosphomethylpyrimidine kinase, with the protein product MTPAVPRVLSIAGSDSGGGAGVQADLKTIAAWGGYGMTAITAITAQNTQGVQAVHPLPVDVVRAQLDSIAADIAVDAVKIGMLGTAELMGAVAGWLEETRPAVVVLDPVMVASSGDALTAVGDDDGRAAWSRLLRAAHLVTPNLPELARLTGRDSTDWEAALDAARGLAAEHDVTVLLKGGHLDEAAAAEVPDAVVRVAGAVHEVRGPRVATRASHGTGCTLSSALATLAGAGLSWEDALERAKPWLADAMRAGEALAVGDASRPTWHGPVDHGHARRG
- the thiC gene encoding phosphomethylpyrimidine synthase ThiC, which encodes MSVSERTPLPAAESTAEVVAEENYPTHRLGWLEDAEHGIRVPVTEVHQDDSPDGTPNAPLTVYRTMGPGSVPERGLPAQRAEWIRARGDVEEYEGRERDLLDDGRSAVRRGAASQEWAGERRAPLRAKEGARVTQMHYARRGEITPEMRYVALREGVDVELVRSEVAAGRAIIPANVNHPESEPMIIGKAFAVKVNANIGNSAVTSSIAEEVSKLQWATRWGADTVMDLSTGDDIHTTREWILRNSPVPIGTVPIYQALEKVGGDHQALTWEIFRDTVIEQCEQGVDYMTVHAGVLLRHVPLSADRVTGIVSRGGSIMAGWCLGHHKENFLYEHYDELCEIFARYDVAFSLGDGLRPGSVADANDAAQFAELDTLAELTERAWAYDVQVMVEGPGHIPLHLVRENVERQQELCKGAPFYTLGPLVTDIAPAYDHITSAIGATEIARYGTAMLCYVTPKEHLGLPNRDDVKTGVITYKIAAHAADVAKGHPGARDRDDALSKARFEFRWRDQFGLGLDPQLAEEYHDETLPAEPAKTAHFCSMCGPKFCSMRISQDIRSEFGGASEQARIAEAGMAAKSAEFRAAGGSVYLPEPTLRGAADA
- a CDS encoding DNA-3-methyladenine glycosylase I → MTEEHRTDHDAGDDAGPAAPVRSAAGAAEPPAGVVVGEDGRARAPWADRDPLLRAYYDEEWGVPVTDERGLFERLVLEAFQSGLSWRTVLAKRPRFREAFAGFDPDAVAGFGPERVKELLQDAGIIRNRAKVEAAVANARAVVAMRDEPWTPLHPGSPGARPGWDGPGDRPDRGLAGLVWAHQPAATPRPGTVAEVPSASDESRALATALKSRGCRFVGPTTCFALMEAAGIVDTHLLGSWRRGASGIWG
- a CDS encoding NAD-dependent succinate-semialdehyde dehydrogenase, with amino-acid sequence MTTTSASQGYRTINPATGELLKSFDNATDQQIADALDASQAAYEQWSQKSVAERAAVVKRISELLAERSKDIAALITMEMGKSLGAAVGEVRYSAQIFGYYADEAEELLADQPIKQFSGQEAFVQRLPIGPLLGIMPWNFPVYQVARFVAPNLVLGNTILLKHAEINPQVAQLLEELFTEAGLPEGVYQNLFATHDQISTIIADPRVQGVSLTGSERAGAAVAEQAGRHLKKVVLELGGSDPYIVLSAPDARAAARDALATRLGNWGQACNSNKRMIVMEDLYDDFVDELVQRSSAMKPGDPTSRDADVYGPLSSESAADGLAEQIAAAKEAGATVHVGGERVSGPEGEGFYVSPAVITDVDQENPAYSQELFGMASVVYKVSSAEEAVALANDSQYGLGGAVFSTDLDEAKRVAGQLEVGMANVNLASAAGANLPFGGVKRSGFGRELGPMAVDEFANKRLYAVQGPLEG